In Cervus elaphus chromosome 3, mCerEla1.1, whole genome shotgun sequence, the following proteins share a genomic window:
- the LOC122678121 gene encoding testis-specific H1 histone has product MAEGVEPMDESQGTEVKTQQPTERVLAGPLRRGSGSVLKVSQLLLRAIAGHKRLTLAALKKEFGNAGYEVRRKCGRLLGEGSRSEGKGLLLRVSGSEAAGCFRIWKVPKPKRKPGRPRLEEGVRSPRTPLQARNSCRRRRSARGTVARKAWKGRLRADSRKVRSRAKDLVSSRTKEKGRAKKEDIRPRSRNEKRPSSKAREEKKQDPEKPVKRTVQRPTSAKTDRTSLGQAKTCDSRATRTKTSTKAEGARSATGSP; this is encoded by the coding sequence ATGGCTGAAGGGGTTGAGCCCATGGACGAATCCCAAGGTACTGAAGTTAAAACCCAGCAGCCCACAGAAAGAGTCCTCGCGGGACCGCTGAGGCGGGGCTCGGGCTCCGTGCTCAAGGTGTCCCAGCTATTGCTCCGCGCCATCGCCGGGCACAAAAGGCTGACCCTAGCGGCTCTCAAGAAAGAGTTTGGAAATGCGGGCTACGAGGTGCGCAGGAAGTGCGGCCGCCTCTTGGGCGAAGGGTCCAGGTCTGAAGGGAAGGGCCTTCTCCTCCGGGTGAGCGGTAGCGAAGCCGCCGGCTGCTTCAGGATCTGGAAGGTTCCTAAGCCGAAGAGAAAGCCAGGACGCCCAAGGCTGGAGGAGGGCGTGCGCTCGCCGAGGACCCCTCTCCAGGCGCGGAACTCATGCAGGCGCAGGCGCTCTGCGCGCGGGACGGTGGCCAGGAAGGCATGGAAGGGGCGCTTGAGGGCCGACTCGAGGAAGGTGAGGTCAAGGGCCAAGGACCTGGTGAGTTCCAGAaccaaggagaaggggagggccaAGAAGGAAGACATCAGGCCCAGATCCCGAAATGAGAAGAGGCCAAGCTCCAAGGCTAGGGAAGAAAAGAAGCAGGACCCGGAGAAGCCGGTGAAACGGACCGTCCAGAGGCCAACTTCTGCTAAAACCGACCGGACTTCGCTTGGGCAGGCGAAGACGTGCGACTCGAGGGCTACTCGCACCAAGACTTCTACTAAAGCTGAAGGTGCTCGGAGCGCCACCGGGAGTCCATAG